One genomic segment of Paraburkholderia caffeinilytica includes these proteins:
- a CDS encoding ABC transporter permease translates to MQKLIFRRLMQMLLIMATVSLLLFAIFSTDQFRKRVAVSELGGFGVATLSDGDYKAWLEKKGLNEPFPKLYAQWVGNVFEGNLGHSIEKNEDVSVLLGSRLSHTAALAFFVFLFMVPISLTFGVLAGMNEGGLLDRIVSTLAVFTTSIPQIATAVLLTVVLSLGLKWVPTKSAMVDGWSFRELLLPLLTLLLYDIGYVVRMTRASMADVMGSHYIRTATLKGMPYRRVILKHALRNALIVPFTLIFLQLNWLLSQVVVVEVFFQYDGFGRMLYDASVFGDIAVLQAATLVAVAVAVTSQLLSDVAYVLLNPRVRFQ, encoded by the coding sequence ATGCAAAAACTCATTTTTCGCCGGCTGATGCAGATGCTTCTAATCATGGCAACCGTGTCCTTACTGCTGTTTGCCATCTTCAGTACGGATCAGTTCAGGAAGAGGGTGGCTGTGTCGGAGCTTGGTGGATTCGGAGTGGCCACGCTTTCCGACGGCGACTATAAAGCCTGGCTGGAAAAGAAAGGTCTGAACGAGCCGTTCCCCAAGCTGTACGCGCAGTGGGTCGGTAACGTCTTCGAAGGAAACCTTGGGCACTCGATTGAAAAAAACGAAGACGTCTCGGTCCTGCTCGGCAGCCGGTTGTCACATACGGCTGCACTTGCTTTCTTCGTGTTTCTTTTCATGGTGCCGATTTCTCTCACGTTTGGCGTGCTTGCCGGGATGAACGAGGGAGGACTGCTTGACCGCATCGTTTCTACGCTGGCGGTCTTCACCACGTCCATTCCACAGATCGCCACGGCCGTGCTGCTGACCGTGGTGCTCAGTCTCGGACTCAAATGGGTTCCAACAAAGTCCGCCATGGTTGACGGTTGGTCATTTCGTGAACTGCTGCTGCCGCTGCTCACGCTGCTGCTTTACGACATTGGTTACGTGGTCCGCATGACACGGGCTTCCATGGCGGACGTCATGGGCTCTCACTATATCCGGACCGCCACACTCAAAGGTATGCCTTACCGGCGCGTCATTCTCAAGCATGCGCTGCGCAACGCACTGATTGTTCCCTTCACCCTCATTTTTCTCCAGTTGAACTGGCTTCTGTCGCAAGTCGTCGTCGTGGAGGTCTTCTTTCAGTATGACGGCTTCGGACGGATGCTTTATGACGCATCGGTGTTCGGTGATATCGCCGTGCTGCAGGCCGCAACCCTGGTCGCCGTGGCGGTTGCAGTTACGTCGCAACTGCTTTCCGACGTCGCCTACGTCCTTCTCAATCCGCGCGTACGGTTCCAATAG
- a CDS encoding RidA family protein, giving the protein MTIQRFENGQRYCRALSHNGTVYLSGMTAGDTSGDVVEQTRLTLAKIDHYLEMAGSDKSKLLSAVIWLRDIADFELMNSVWDNWIDLSAMPVRATVEGRLAGDSYRVEIMVTAAV; this is encoded by the coding sequence ATGACTATTCAACGCTTCGAAAATGGCCAACGCTATTGCCGTGCCCTCAGCCACAACGGAACCGTCTATTTGTCCGGCATGACGGCGGGCGATACGTCCGGAGATGTCGTGGAGCAGACGCGACTCACCTTGGCAAAGATCGACCACTACCTGGAAATGGCAGGATCGGACAAGTCCAAACTGCTCAGCGCCGTGATCTGGCTGCGAGATATCGCCGACTTCGAACTTATGAACAGCGTGTGGGACAACTGGATCGATCTGTCGGCCATGCCTGTGCGCGCCACGGTCGAGGGCCGCCTGGCTGGTGACAGCTATCGGGTGGAAATTATGGTGACCGCGGCGGTCTGA
- a CDS encoding glycoside hydrolase family 3 protein, giving the protein MTNPKIDAQNIIFRIPKNIYESPVRKITRIKSSAVVIGMLLTSSYCAAATDATSFSGTGNPKVDALLGQMTLGEKIAMIRGIAEPAATNQGQAGYLPGIPRLGIPPLRLADGPPGILTRTPSPALTATMGLAATFSKNDARKNGEVIAQEARRLGIDVVLEPFINVDRDITFRRGYNTFGEDPVLIGEIGAAQISGTQDRGVMAQAKHFVGFDTNAHDVTIGAQALHEIYLAPFADAIKVRVSSIMCSYNKINGAFACGNDAVLNKVLKQEMGFKGFVTSDWGAVHGNDYLKNGLDMEMPGIVPASSPFAGMMNSYFDIASGKQAAMDPTFGVLAALFEGSIPEEPKRPPVNWAAEFPADQNPQNLWNAMKDGTTDEAMVTRAAGRVLNQMDRFGYLGGARARARDNAQKASDLPVNAVIQKTSEDSAVLLRNENGALPLKASDLQSLALIGPGAGQVVAIGKAGERSVGILANQVGPLDAIRKLAANVRGANIAYAVDDDMTGSPVPASLLSHDGQPGLVRTAADNAGTTLDPSIDFTTRGGNALPANGNVTWKGTLTVPSAGPYWLYLQILGARGTLFIDGKRVSGTGSMTGALHGDTVHANLDSLLPTTDGLDNVRAAVDLTAGAHEITVSISGDTSNQPQQVRLNWVTPEVREANRAAAIAAAKQAKTAVVFLWSRGAPAFGLPADQDTLVEEVAAVNPNTIVVLNTSQPIAMPWLDKTRAVVEMWWSGDLGGVATANVLLGKRNPAGRLPFTWASRLEDYAATDPAHPERSGQGVNGKTVFSEGVDVGYRWFDRQKIEPLYAFGYGLSYTSFKYSSLTVRNSKDGGIDVGVDIRNTGLVAGDEVPQVYLGAPQETSEDAQFPVRALVAFDRIALKPGEQRRVVMHVAPRRLQYWSTKQDGWVTMRDGRQVFVGTSSRDLRLNAPLPRG; this is encoded by the coding sequence ATGACCAATCCGAAAATCGATGCACAGAACATAATATTTCGCATACCTAAAAATATTTACGAATCGCCGGTAAGGAAAATCACTAGAATCAAGAGTTCCGCGGTCGTAATAGGTATGTTGCTGACTTCCTCCTATTGCGCCGCAGCCACCGACGCAACATCGTTTTCCGGCACGGGTAATCCGAAGGTCGATGCTTTGCTCGGGCAAATGACGCTGGGCGAGAAGATAGCCATGATTCGTGGTATCGCGGAGCCGGCGGCAACGAACCAAGGACAGGCGGGCTATCTGCCGGGCATCCCGCGCCTCGGCATTCCACCGCTGCGTCTCGCCGATGGTCCTCCGGGCATCCTGACCCGCACTCCCTCGCCCGCGCTGACCGCGACCATGGGCCTGGCGGCCACCTTCAGCAAAAACGACGCTCGCAAAAACGGCGAAGTCATTGCGCAGGAAGCCAGGCGCCTCGGCATCGACGTGGTACTCGAACCGTTCATCAATGTCGACCGCGACATAACGTTCCGGCGCGGCTACAACACGTTCGGCGAGGATCCCGTTCTCATCGGAGAGATCGGCGCCGCACAAATCAGCGGGACCCAGGACCGGGGCGTGATGGCTCAGGCGAAGCACTTCGTCGGCTTCGATACTAACGCGCACGACGTAACCATCGGCGCACAAGCGCTGCACGAGATCTATCTCGCCCCGTTTGCCGACGCCATCAAGGTTCGCGTCTCGTCGATCATGTGCTCCTACAACAAGATCAATGGTGCGTTCGCATGCGGCAACGACGCGGTGCTTAACAAGGTACTGAAGCAGGAAATGGGTTTCAAGGGTTTCGTCACTTCCGACTGGGGCGCCGTGCACGGCAACGACTACCTGAAAAACGGCCTGGACATGGAGATGCCCGGCATCGTGCCCGCGTCGAGCCCGTTCGCCGGCATGATGAACTCTTACTTCGACATTGCCAGCGGAAAACAGGCCGCGATGGACCCGACGTTCGGTGTGCTGGCAGCGCTGTTCGAAGGAAGCATCCCTGAAGAACCGAAGCGCCCTCCCGTCAATTGGGCGGCCGAGTTCCCGGCTGATCAAAATCCGCAGAACCTCTGGAACGCAATGAAAGACGGTACGACCGACGAAGCGATGGTAACTCGGGCGGCGGGCCGCGTGTTGAACCAGATGGATCGGTTCGGCTACCTCGGCGGCGCGCGCGCCAGAGCCCGCGACAACGCGCAGAAAGCCTCGGATCTGCCCGTCAACGCAGTCATTCAGAAGACCAGCGAGGATTCTGCGGTACTGCTGCGCAACGAGAACGGTGCATTGCCTCTGAAGGCAAGCGACCTGCAATCGCTGGCGTTGATCGGCCCGGGCGCGGGACAGGTTGTTGCGATCGGCAAGGCGGGCGAGCGTTCCGTCGGCATTTTGGCGAATCAGGTCGGACCACTCGACGCGATCAGAAAACTGGCGGCGAATGTGCGCGGCGCAAACATCGCATATGCCGTCGACGACGACATGACGGGTTCGCCAGTGCCCGCCTCGCTGCTGTCTCACGACGGCCAACCGGGCCTTGTTCGCACAGCCGCCGACAACGCGGGCACAACGCTCGACCCGTCCATCGATTTCACCACCCGGGGCGGAAATGCGTTGCCTGCAAACGGCAATGTCACCTGGAAGGGCACGCTCACGGTGCCTTCGGCGGGTCCGTACTGGCTCTATCTGCAGATTCTCGGCGCACGGGGCACCCTGTTCATCGACGGCAAGCGCGTCTCCGGCACCGGCTCGATGACAGGCGCGCTTCATGGCGACACCGTGCATGCCAACCTCGATAGCCTTCTGCCGACTACCGATGGTCTGGACAACGTACGTGCAGCGGTCGACCTCACCGCCGGCGCACATGAAATCACTGTGTCGATCTCCGGGGATACGTCCAACCAGCCTCAACAGGTCCGGCTGAACTGGGTGACACCGGAGGTACGCGAGGCCAATCGCGCAGCGGCGATCGCGGCGGCGAAACAGGCGAAGACTGCCGTGGTGTTCTTGTGGAGCCGTGGCGCTCCCGCATTCGGACTGCCGGCCGACCAGGACACGCTCGTCGAGGAAGTGGCGGCGGTGAACCCGAACACGATCGTCGTGCTCAACACCAGCCAGCCGATCGCAATGCCGTGGCTGGACAAGACGCGCGCCGTGGTCGAGATGTGGTGGTCGGGCGACCTCGGTGGCGTGGCGACGGCGAACGTGCTGCTCGGCAAGCGTAACCCTGCGGGCCGTCTGCCATTCACCTGGGCCAGTCGCCTGGAGGACTATGCCGCCACGGACCCGGCCCATCCCGAACGCTCCGGACAGGGCGTAAACGGCAAGACCGTGTTCTCCGAGGGCGTCGATGTGGGCTATCGGTGGTTCGACAGGCAAAAGATCGAGCCCCTCTATGCATTCGGCTACGGGCTTTCCTACACCAGCTTCAAATACTCGTCGCTCACCGTCCGCAATTCGAAGGACGGTGGGATCGATGTCGGCGTCGACATCCGCAATACCGGTCTGGTGGCGGGCGATGAAGTACCGCAGGTCTATCTCGGCGCGCCGCAAGAGACATCTGAGGACGCCCAGTTCCCGGTCCGTGCGCTGGTGGCTTTCGACCGCATCGCCCTGAAGCCTGGCGAACAAAGGCGGGTTGTGATGCACGTTGCTCCGCGACGCCTGCAGTACTGGTCCACCAAGCAGGATGGCTGGGTGACCATGCGTGATGGACGTCAGGTGTTTGTTGGGACTTCCTCCCGCGATCTGCGATTGAACGCCCCGCTACCGCGTGGCTGA
- a CDS encoding trans-sulfuration enzyme family protein, protein MSLNASVARQTLLAQALGWVDKQSDSLGPSIHPATSFLRDPADLHRASRTYRRDDNPTFLQAEVLLATLEGGEGCLLFSSGMAAATAVMSMLSPGAHVVVSTRLYSGLRNWLFSHGRRWGIDISEADYEDVHGLRAILEARPAQIVWIETPANPLWHVSDIRAITELAHECGALVVADNTVSTPILTRPLEHGVDVVLHSGSKYLNGHADVVAGALIVGPRRAELLQRLADIRNDYGAVLGPFEAWLLLRGMRTLELRMNAICRNAFEIACFLQEHERVVEVLYPGLASHPGHVLSRKQMQGGFGGMLSFRVKGGEEVSRRLAASTKVIRQAISFGGLETVIEIRRGMEGPESRTPPDLLRLSVGTEAVKDLIADLSQALSA, encoded by the coding sequence ATGTCGCTGAACGCGTCAGTCGCAAGGCAAACCCTTCTGGCCCAAGCCTTAGGTTGGGTTGATAAACAATCGGATAGCCTCGGGCCATCCATCCACCCCGCGACTTCATTCCTGCGCGATCCGGCCGATCTTCACCGCGCCAGCCGCACCTACAGGCGGGACGACAATCCCACCTTTCTACAGGCTGAGGTGCTGTTGGCAACGCTGGAAGGCGGGGAGGGGTGCCTTCTGTTTTCATCGGGCATGGCAGCGGCAACTGCGGTGATGTCCATGCTTTCGCCCGGTGCGCATGTGGTGGTGTCGACGCGGCTTTACTCGGGGCTGCGGAATTGGCTTTTCTCTCACGGGCGCCGCTGGGGCATCGACATATCCGAGGCTGACTATGAAGACGTCCATGGGTTGAGGGCGATTCTTGAGGCGCGTCCTGCACAGATTGTCTGGATAGAGACCCCGGCCAATCCGCTTTGGCATGTCTCCGATATCCGCGCCATCACTGAACTGGCTCACGAGTGCGGCGCGTTGGTGGTCGCCGACAACACCGTCTCAACGCCGATTCTGACGAGGCCACTCGAACACGGGGTTGATGTCGTGCTTCATTCAGGCAGCAAGTACTTAAATGGCCACGCCGACGTGGTGGCGGGAGCGCTGATCGTTGGACCGCGAAGAGCCGAGCTTCTGCAGCGACTCGCCGACATCCGCAATGACTACGGCGCTGTTCTGGGGCCATTCGAAGCGTGGCTTCTGCTGCGTGGCATGCGCACACTCGAACTGCGAATGAACGCCATTTGCCGGAATGCATTCGAGATTGCGTGTTTTCTGCAGGAACACGAAAGGGTCGTCGAAGTTCTCTATCCCGGGCTCGCTTCGCATCCTGGCCACGTGCTGTCCCGCAAACAGATGCAGGGCGGGTTTGGAGGAATGTTGTCCTTCCGTGTCAAAGGCGGAGAAGAGGTCTCGCGTCGACTGGCAGCATCAACAAAAGTTATTCGTCAGGCTATTTCCTTCGGAGGACTTGAGACAGTCATAGAGATTCGCCGGGGAATGGAGGGGCCTGAAAGCCGAACGCCACCCGATCTTCTTCGTTTATCGGTCGGTACCGAGGCTGTAAAGGATCTCATCGCCGATCTTTCCCAGGCGCTTTCAGCATGA
- a CDS encoding NAD(P)/FAD-dependent oxidoreductase, whose translation MNQSKSTHVDVLIIGGGIAGAGAAYEIAAFASVIVLEGESQCGYHSTGRSAASFTENYGNAIVRRLAIGSRSFLSDPPAGFCDHPILMPRGMITVARGDQLGMLERELERARALVPAIRAMTPSEAITRVPILRADYVAGAFFEPDSMEVDVHGLHHGFLKAARQRGAQVVTDARVSSIERMNGQWSVKTGAGDFCAPVIVNAAGAWGDEIAAMAGVAPLGLMPKRRTAFNIPVPKDIDMSGWPLINDAGDEFYFKPDAGQLFVSPSDATPSVAMDAYPDDMDVAVGVERLEQATTLTVHRVSHSWAGLRTFAPDSSPVVGPDATAEGFFWLVGQGGYGIKTSPALSRICAALVRQEGLPEDLLQLGITEADLLPVRLR comes from the coding sequence ATGAACCAGTCAAAGTCTACTCATGTCGACGTACTCATCATCGGCGGTGGAATTGCCGGTGCAGGCGCCGCCTATGAAATCGCGGCCTTTGCGTCGGTGATCGTCCTGGAGGGCGAGAGCCAGTGTGGATATCATTCGACCGGGCGCTCGGCTGCCAGTTTTACCGAGAACTATGGGAATGCGATCGTTCGGCGACTCGCCATCGGCAGCCGTTCGTTCCTGTCCGATCCGCCCGCCGGGTTTTGCGATCATCCGATCCTCATGCCGCGCGGCATGATCACGGTTGCACGCGGTGACCAGTTGGGCATGCTCGAAAGAGAACTTGAGCGGGCGCGTGCGCTGGTCCCGGCGATCAGGGCGATGACGCCGTCTGAAGCCATTACGCGCGTGCCAATTTTGCGCGCCGATTACGTTGCAGGCGCTTTTTTTGAACCCGACTCCATGGAAGTCGACGTGCACGGCCTTCATCATGGTTTCCTGAAGGCTGCGCGCCAACGTGGCGCTCAAGTGGTCACCGATGCCCGTGTGAGTTCTATTGAGCGCATGAATGGCCAGTGGTCGGTCAAAACTGGAGCGGGCGATTTCTGCGCGCCGGTCATCGTCAACGCGGCGGGCGCATGGGGTGACGAGATAGCGGCGATGGCGGGTGTCGCTCCCCTTGGTCTGATGCCGAAACGCCGCACCGCGTTCAACATCCCGGTTCCCAAAGACATCGACATGTCCGGCTGGCCGTTGATCAACGATGCCGGAGATGAATTTTATTTCAAACCCGACGCCGGTCAGCTTTTTGTCTCTCCTTCGGATGCAACCCCTTCCGTAGCAATGGATGCTTACCCGGACGATATGGATGTCGCCGTAGGAGTCGAGCGCCTCGAGCAGGCGACCACGCTGACGGTGCACCGGGTTTCGCATTCGTGGGCGGGCCTCAGGACCTTCGCGCCAGACTCGTCGCCCGTTGTCGGACCCGATGCTACGGCTGAAGGCTTCTTCTGGCTGGTCGGGCAAGGCGGCTACGGCATCAAGACATCACCTGCGTTATCTCGTATCTGTGCTGCGCTCGTGAGGCAGGAAGGTCTTCCCGAGGACCTGTTGCAGCTTGGAATCACCGAGGCTGATCTTCTGCCGGTGCGCCTGCGTTAG
- a CDS encoding ABC transporter substrate-binding protein, whose translation MTERKDHPLLSNLLDQRKNGKTDRREFIRLAALLGVTAGLACKMAGLPAFAAGKDATPFPPDDPQARTGGKLRIAQSVASMTDPATYSWNEMSNQSRPIIEHMMLVGPDNIVRPMLIESWEPSVDLKTWTLHVRKGVMWHNGEELTADHIAWNIRRWTNSSLGSSNLGLSTFAALAQDTGEKDVKGKPVRVPAQNGVQIIDSHTLRLNLSRPVLSVAEDCAEYPTLIVHPSFKPPFSAAPIGTGPYTLVELKVGERCILKRVTKMSNGKDFQYWGGKVYLDEIHFYNFDQENQTAALASGTVDATYELTADQLDLAHSIDGAQINSVVSAQTLCCRMQVDVKPFNDIRVRKAIVMAADNAATQALVFPAGGRVAENYHVAPVHPDYFPLAGAPRDVKGARQLLKEAGYPNGLSLTIDVGNTDGSWEQAVCEALRDQLSEAGIKLSVNVMPKTKYWDVWNKTPFGATSWAHRPLGTMALTQAYRTGVPWNETHFSDPHFDEALSDAEATLDVRQRKAKMEKVERILRDAAVMVQPVWRPVYNLASSKVRGYKPHPSRQLQLTKVWIG comes from the coding sequence ATGACTGAGCGTAAAGACCATCCGTTGTTATCGAATTTACTGGACCAACGGAAAAACGGGAAGACGGACCGCAGAGAGTTCATCCGGCTCGCGGCCCTGCTGGGCGTCACTGCCGGCCTCGCCTGCAAAATGGCGGGGCTGCCGGCATTTGCTGCGGGGAAGGACGCCACGCCGTTTCCCCCGGACGATCCGCAGGCCAGGACGGGCGGCAAGCTTCGCATTGCGCAGTCCGTTGCGAGCATGACGGATCCCGCGACCTATAGCTGGAACGAAATGTCCAACCAGTCGCGTCCGATCATCGAGCACATGATGCTTGTCGGCCCAGACAACATTGTGCGGCCCATGCTGATCGAATCCTGGGAGCCGTCGGTCGATCTCAAGACGTGGACACTGCATGTGCGAAAGGGTGTGATGTGGCACAACGGCGAAGAGTTGACCGCCGACCATATCGCCTGGAATATCCGGCGCTGGACCAACTCGTCGCTAGGCTCGTCCAATCTCGGACTGTCCACCTTTGCCGCACTGGCGCAAGATACCGGGGAGAAGGACGTCAAGGGAAAGCCAGTTCGTGTTCCTGCACAAAATGGCGTCCAGATCATCGATTCGCATACTTTGCGGCTTAACCTGTCGAGGCCGGTGCTGTCGGTTGCGGAGGATTGCGCCGAATATCCGACTCTAATCGTGCACCCGTCGTTCAAGCCGCCATTCTCCGCCGCACCGATTGGTACGGGACCCTATACCTTGGTCGAGTTGAAGGTGGGCGAACGGTGCATTCTCAAGCGCGTCACGAAAATGAGCAATGGCAAGGATTTCCAATATTGGGGCGGAAAGGTTTATCTTGACGAGATTCACTTCTACAACTTTGACCAGGAGAACCAGACGGCAGCTCTCGCATCGGGAACGGTGGACGCCACTTATGAGCTAACCGCAGATCAGCTCGACCTGGCTCATTCGATCGACGGTGCGCAGATCAATTCAGTAGTGTCAGCACAGACCCTGTGCTGCCGGATGCAGGTCGACGTCAAACCTTTCAATGATATCCGCGTGCGCAAGGCAATCGTGATGGCAGCTGACAATGCGGCCACCCAGGCTTTGGTGTTTCCCGCGGGCGGGCGCGTCGCCGAGAACTATCACGTCGCACCCGTGCACCCGGATTACTTCCCGCTGGCTGGCGCGCCGAGAGACGTCAAAGGCGCGAGGCAGCTTCTGAAAGAAGCCGGCTATCCAAACGGTCTGTCTCTCACGATCGACGTAGGCAACACCGATGGGTCATGGGAGCAGGCGGTCTGCGAAGCGTTACGCGACCAGCTGAGCGAGGCTGGTATCAAACTCTCGGTCAATGTGATGCCTAAGACGAAATACTGGGACGTCTGGAACAAGACGCCCTTCGGCGCTACGTCCTGGGCCCACCGACCACTTGGCACCATGGCATTGACGCAGGCGTACCGCACAGGCGTGCCGTGGAATGAAACCCATTTCTCCGATCCGCACTTTGATGAAGCGCTTTCGGATGCCGAAGCAACGCTCGATGTGCGGCAACGCAAGGCGAAGATGGAAAAGGTCGAACGCATATTGCGGGACGCAGCTGTCATGGTTCAGCCAGTATGGCGGCCCGTCTATAACCTGGCGTCCTCCAAAGTGCGCGGCTATAAACCTCATCCGTCGCGCCAGTTACAGCTGACGAAAGTATGGATTGGCTAA
- a CDS encoding SDR family oxidoreductase, with protein MKLGIEGKTALVLGGGGGLGSAIAVSLAREGVNVAVADIDAVALQKTAEAVKEAGGRALSLIWDLADLTLVEPRLAAIEEHFGSVDILVNNTGGPPPTPASGQSPETWQKAFQSMVLSVISITDRVLPGMRAKGWGRVITSASSGVLAPIPNLGISNALRMSLVGWSKTLSREVARDGITTNIIVPGRIATDRIRFLDNAKAQREQRSVESVSEESTSSIPLGRYGEPQEYADVVTFLASERASYMTGSTFRVDGGLIASC; from the coding sequence ATGAAGCTAGGGATAGAAGGCAAGACCGCACTTGTTCTCGGCGGCGGCGGCGGACTCGGAAGTGCGATTGCAGTCTCACTTGCACGTGAAGGCGTCAATGTTGCGGTTGCAGACATTGATGCAGTGGCGCTGCAAAAGACTGCTGAAGCAGTAAAGGAAGCCGGTGGGCGAGCGCTTTCGTTGATATGGGACCTGGCCGATCTGACGTTGGTCGAGCCGCGACTTGCCGCGATCGAAGAACACTTCGGCTCAGTGGACATACTTGTGAACAATACGGGCGGCCCCCCACCCACGCCCGCGTCGGGACAGTCCCCTGAGACGTGGCAGAAGGCATTCCAGTCCATGGTCCTGTCAGTGATCTCGATTACTGACAGGGTGTTGCCGGGAATGCGCGCAAAAGGATGGGGACGAGTGATCACGAGCGCATCGTCGGGCGTGCTCGCGCCTATCCCCAACCTCGGGATTTCGAACGCGTTAAGAATGTCGCTCGTTGGTTGGTCCAAGACGCTATCGCGCGAAGTTGCGCGCGATGGGATCACCACCAATATCATCGTTCCGGGCCGTATTGCCACGGACCGCATCCGGTTCCTTGACAACGCGAAGGCTCAACGCGAACAGCGGAGCGTCGAGTCAGTGTCGGAGGAAAGCACGTCCTCCATTCCACTGGGACGTTACGGCGAGCCTCAGGAATATGCGGATGTTGTTACATTCCTTGCGAGCGAGCGGGCAAGCTATATGACTGGCTCGACGTTCCGTGTGGACGGTGGCTTGATTGCAAGCTGCTGA
- a CDS encoding ABC transporter permease — MTQLAVFRTVRRSLQISSVWTVALLVVLIWVALCAYVMFPRQLGTLENYVLLPAIPAVLLLYFMAVRAWRQSTIAIIGVTLVLFWILIAVAVPYLPLLDPNKPVAPYAPPGAMRHGVTFLLGADMRGRDVLSRTLWGCQRVIVWGITATSVAYVVGAAFGLVAGYVGGWWDEIVSFIGNVLLSFPVIVLFILVLNYLGQSGFNIIIAVTCSSAPAIMRIVRGLALDARTRDYIQAAQTRGEHAVWIMIIELLPNVRGPVIVDACLRLGYTTVAITTLTFLGLGLQPPDPDWGLMIKEASTAALLWKYSYMLVVPALSVSSLILGFNLMADGLREMSLRD, encoded by the coding sequence GTGACTCAACTTGCGGTATTTCGCACCGTGCGCCGCTCTCTACAGATTTCGAGCGTCTGGACCGTTGCGCTGCTGGTCGTCCTGATCTGGGTGGCGCTATGCGCTTACGTGATGTTCCCAAGACAGCTCGGCACCCTCGAAAACTATGTCCTGCTGCCCGCGATCCCGGCCGTTTTGCTGCTTTATTTCATGGCCGTGCGGGCGTGGCGGCAATCCACTATTGCCATCATAGGCGTCACTCTCGTTCTGTTCTGGATACTGATCGCAGTAGCAGTCCCCTATCTGCCACTCCTCGATCCTAACAAACCTGTTGCGCCTTATGCCCCACCGGGAGCGATGAGGCACGGCGTCACCTTCCTGCTTGGTGCCGACATGCGCGGCCGCGATGTTCTCTCGAGGACGTTGTGGGGGTGTCAGCGCGTCATCGTCTGGGGCATCACAGCTACTTCGGTCGCTTACGTCGTCGGTGCTGCGTTTGGCCTGGTTGCAGGTTACGTCGGCGGCTGGTGGGATGAAATTGTTTCATTCATCGGAAACGTGTTGCTATCTTTTCCGGTCATCGTACTTTTCATTCTGGTATTGAACTACCTCGGCCAAAGCGGCTTTAACATCATCATCGCGGTCACCTGTTCCTCCGCGCCGGCGATCATGCGCATTGTTAGAGGTCTCGCGCTCGATGCGAGGACACGTGACTACATCCAGGCCGCGCAAACGCGTGGCGAACACGCGGTATGGATCATGATTATTGAACTGCTTCCCAATGTACGGGGGCCAGTCATTGTCGACGCGTGTCTGCGGCTTGGCTACACCACCGTCGCGATCACCACGCTTACCTTCCTTGGCCTTGGCCTCCAGCCACCGGACCCTGACTGGGGACTGATGATCAAGGAAGCCTCGACCGCAGCACTTCTGTGGAAATACTCCTACATGCTGGTTGTTCCGGCACTTTCCGTCAGCAGTCTGATACTGGGTTTCAACCTGATGGCCGACGGCCTGCGCGAAATGAGTTTGCGCGACTGA